A stretch of Oreochromis aureus strain Israel breed Guangdong linkage group 11, ZZ_aureus, whole genome shotgun sequence DNA encodes these proteins:
- the si:ch73-95l15.5 gene encoding uncharacterized protein si:ch73-95l15.5 isoform X1, which produces MSSSSKNDQCQICGGALQGNQRRWLFGGQNKKTGQPQTPTGSLRGGSRSQSSQSSSWGSTLSLGSSVSLSKSLMSVSSPSKSVDLLAVLTHILGQSVPRGGGQGEFVCGKCVCLLERVFKFDTVIARVRVLSSERLQKLTQERDKIRQWVRQNYCQRHLQDFQSRSSTSEEEGEVEKEGYREMLKENMALSEYECWSEKWDTCPYFIRTGKRCRKGKGCEGCDSLRVSDSDYESVCGVPRHMPFQPFSPLSQDRSQSVPLHWQRVPSVNSSPASLAGSSLSLRAPSRTESIQSLDSLDGNDPFDSTSDQSVNFMLRELRSIGGKPVSSPSGSKIPILGKRDGRYLGKIEETASPTVTRVLNFREVENGGDEMDEEDGDVLTLLRDEFMPLHREKTTARVHHGIRHLKDKLDQAASRIRTLEAELKHGRSKQVEVNGSQDWAPLVQEKEAGSSLLQSLGLSLHSRERLIQECTGLISRLCVEEGAGTELANKLTEKLTENLREIISDNKAALEALRSEMTEKEKSMENEIEALRKAGRDRERDLDTLNAVLQCNQDVISDLRVALGEKEQLLKEVEKERELWRQRDGALTAVLQEKEALIRTFKEQLEKGVEALSDSVTGQQSGGGGAELAAMLKDQEESSATLCQEVTKLTTTLREYQDMVQSQQESHSRTVSSLTAQLRDARQELREKEKEKKEADRALRNDREDRERGERRLRDSLEKRDKLIEQILLDAEERDHLFRELQQNLQNKREPLTAVKHTL; this is translated from the exons ATGTCCTCCAGCAGTAAAAATGACCAGTGCCAAATATGTGGCGGAGCTCTCCAGGGAAACCAACGGCGCTGGCTGTTTGGGGGCCAGAATAAGAAGACTGGTCAGCCTCAGACCCCAACAGGGTCCCTGAGAGGAGGGAGCCGGTCCCAGTCATCACAGAGCAGCTCCTGGG GCAGCACGTTATCTCTTGgttcctctgtttctctctccaaGTCCCTGATGTCCGTGAGCTCCCCCTCCAAGAGCGTGGATCTGCTCGCGGTGTTGACCCACATACTGGGGCAGTCTGTACCACGGGGCGGCGGGCAGGGGGAGTTtgtgtgtggcaaatgtgtgtgCCTGCTAGAACGCGTGTTCAAGTTTGACACGGTCATAGCCAGGGTGAGGGTGCTTTCGTCTGAGCGCCTTCAGAAGCTGACACAGGAGAGGGATAAAATCAGACAGTGGGTGCGCCAAAACTACTGCCAGAGGCATCTGCAGGACTTTCAGAGCAGAAGCAGCACCAGCGAGGAGGAAGGTGAGGTGGAGAAGGAAGGCTACAGGGAGATGCTCAAGGAAAACATGGCGCTCTCAGAGTACGAGTGCTGGTCAGAGAAGTGGGACACGTGTCCGTATTTTATCAGAACGGGGAAAAGATGCAGAAAAGGGAAGGGGTGCGAAGGCTGCGATTCCTTACGGGTGTCCGACTCGGATTATGAGTCAGTTTGTGGGGTTCCTCGTCACATGCCTTTCCAGCCCTTTTCCCCGTTGTCCCAGGACAGATCCCAGAGCGTGCCCCTCCACTGGCAGAGGGTGCCATCCGTCAACTCCAGCCCAGCCTCGCTGGCAGGGTCCAGTCTCTCGTTACGAGCTCCTTCCCGCACGGAGTCCATTCAGTCTCTTGATTCTCTGGATGGGAATGACCCCTTTGATTCAACGAGTGACCAGTCAGTCAACTTCATGCTGAGAGAGCTGAGAAGTATTGGAGGGAAGCCGGTCAGTTCGCCATCAGGGAGTAAGATCCCCATTCTGGGCAAAAGGGATGGGAGGTACCTGGGAAAAATCGAGGAGACTGCATCACCCACAGTGACCAGGGTGCTGAACTTCAGGGAAGTGGAGAACGGAGGGGATGAAATGGATGAAGAGGATGGGGATGTCCTGACACTGCTGAGGGACGAGTTCATGCCTCTTCACAGAGAG aAGACTACTGCTAGAGTCCATCATGGTATCAGGCACCTAAAAGACAAACTTGACCAAGCTGCGTCCCGCATCAGGACCCTGGAGGCCGAGCTGAAACATGGGAGAAGCAAACAAGTGGAAGTCAACGGATCACAAGACTGGGCCCCT CTGGTCCAGGAAAAGGAGGCTGGCAGTTCCCTGCTGCAGAGCCTCGGCCTCTCCCTGCACAGCCGCGAGCGTCTGATCCAG GAGTGTACGGGTCTGATCAGCAGGCTGTGTGTGGAGGAGGGAGCTGGGACTGAGCTGGCCAACAAGCTGACTGAGAAACTGACTGAGAACTTGAGAGAGATTATCTCTGACAACAAG GCTGCGCTGGAGGCTCTGAGGtctgaaatgactgaaaaagagaaGAGCATGGAGAACGAGATCGAGGCTCTGAGGAAGGCTGGACGAGACCGAGAGAGAGACCTGGACACCCTCAACGCTGTGCTGCAGTGCAACCAGGATGTCATCAGT GACCTGCGGGTGGCTCTGGGAGAGAAGGAGCAACTGCTGAAGGAggtggagaaagagagggaattgtggaGGCAGAGGGACGGGGCCCTCACTGCTGTCCTGCAGGAGAAGGAGGCTCTGATCCGCACCTTCAAAGAGCAGCTGGAGAAAGGGGTGGAG GCTCTCTCAGATTCTGTGACTGGCCAGCAGTCAGGAGGGGGCGGGGCTGAACTGGCAGCTATGTTGAAGGATCAAGAGGAAAGCAGCGCCACCTTGTGCCAGGAGGTCACCAAGCTTACCACGACCCTGCGGGAATACCAGGACATGGTGCAG AGTCAGCAGGAGAGTCACAGTCGGACGGTGTCCTCTCTGACAGCTCAGCTCAGAGACGCTCGGCAGGAGCtgagggagaaggagaaggagaagaaggaggCGGACCGAGCGCTGCGGAACGACAGGGAGGACAGAGAGCGAGGCGAGAGGAGACTCAGGGACAGCCTGGAGAAGAGGGACAAACTCAtcgag caaaTCCTTTTGGATGCTGAGGAGCGGGACCATCTGTTCAGAGAGCTGCAGCAGAACCTGCAGAACAAACGTGAACCTTTGACGGCcgtcaaacacacactgtga
- the ccdc105 gene encoding coiled-coil domain-containing protein 105, whose amino-acid sequence MRPVHSIEMQVQSVPLGSVTIGPQSWREGTVRSIRRAERLVRQTRAGRPAACSQPRSGSCSAAAGVSLKRSDGTAEVTARDKITAEACRPRSRDCVCNKKISRPQSAGAMFPGGSQRTPVVPFPPSSLREQCAGASVAVVADYMRRVREVEVQLRRQAGRVTEEGVKLERERGHLERMLCSLRTNLTINQKSSEGRTRRPCTTETERDGADYLLLWERRELAELKQDLEGTLKTTLSQLQALGESSRQLLHCASERARVLELLPLSGSAGGHDSAPQTFIKTDPISPFTPECKKALESSTLRVNQSQLLRETIRRTLTSAINRQKAAHRAVNNGLVKKIAETVTLQQNLALMSAATRQAMFRKQREIDCIRHSHDRAQGPEHSGDLLSREKLNRPLVKVYQRHPGTQLPEAAQLIQGGAALRRCLKSSEGELGKLQRTCLQLLDDLQGKRAAAQVDAAVVRMRRQQVDKRAMPAFLQQGAL is encoded by the exons ATGAGGCCAGTTCATAGCATAGAGATGCAGGTTCAGTCGGTTCCCCTCGGCTCTGTCACCATCGGACCGCAGTCCTGGCGCGAGGGTACGGTCCGCTCCATTCGGCGTGCTGAGCGGCTGGTCCGGCAGACTCGAGCCGGGCGGCCCGCTGCGTGCAGCCAGCCCCGAAGCGGcagctgcagcgccgctgcaggagTCAGCCTAAAGCGCTCAGACGGCACAGCGGAAGTCACAGCCAGAGATAAGATAACCGCGGAGGCGTGCAGACCGAGGAGTCGTGACTGCGTCTGCAACAAGAAGATATCAAGGCCCCAAAGTGCAGGAGCCATG TTCCCTGGTGGCTCTCAGAGGACACCTGTGGTCCCGTTCCCACCTTCCAGCCTGCGTGAGCAGTGTGCCGGAGCCAGTGTTGCTGTAGTTGCTGACTACATGCGCAGAGTTCGGGAGGTGGAGGTCCAGCTGCGCAGGCAAGCTGGCAGAGTGACCGAGGAAGGTGTCAAGCTGGAGAGGGAGCGAGGTCACCTGGAGAGGATGCTGTGCAGCCTCAGGACCAATCTGACCATCAACCAGAAGAGCTCAGAGGGGAGAACCAGGAGGCCATGCACCACTGAGACG GAGAGAGATGGTGCTGATTACTTGCTGCTGTGGGAGAGGAGAGAGCTGGCTGAGCTGAAACAGGATCTGGAGGGAACACTGAAAACCACACTGAGCCAGCTTCAG GCCCTGGGTGAGAGCAGCAGACAGCTGCTGCACTGTGCCAGTGAGAGGGCTCGAGTACTGGAACTGCTCCCTCTcagtggctctgctggaggACATGACTCTGCACCTCAGACCTTTATCAAAACAGATCCCATCAGCCCCTTTACTCCAG AGTGTAAAAAGGCTTTAGAGTCGTCCACTCTGAGGGTCAACCAGTCGCAGCTACTGAGAGAAACCATCAGACGGACACTAACCAGCGCCATCAACAGGCAGAAAGCTGCTCATCGCGCTGTCAACAACGGCCTGGTGAAAAAAATTGCAGAGACAGTCACTCTGCAG CAAAATCTGGCGCTGATGTCTGCAGCCACCCGGCAGGCCATGTTTCGTAAGCAGAGGGAGATCGACTGCATTCGTCACAGCCACGACAGAGCACAG GGTCCAGAGCACAGCGGTGATCTTCTGTCCAGAGAGAAGCTCAATAGGCCTCTGGTGAAGGTTTATCAGAGACACCCTGGGACACAGTTACCTGAAGCCGCTCAGCTCATTCAG gGCGGTGCAGCGCTCAGACGATGTCTTAAGTCCTCTGAGGGTGAGCTGGGGAAGCTGCAGCGAACGTGTCTGCAGCTGCTGGATGACCTGCAGGGCAAGAGAGCTGCAGCTCAGGTGGACGCAGCTGTGGTCCGCATGAGGCGTCAGCAGGTCGACAAGCGAGCCATGCCCGCTTTCCTCCAGCAAGGGGCGCTGTGA
- the si:ch73-95l15.5 gene encoding golgin subfamily A member 3 isoform X2, with product MSSSSKNDQCQICGGALQGNQRRWLFGGQNKKTGQPQTPTGSLRGGSRSQSSQSSSWGSTLSLGSSVSLSKSLMSVSSPSKSVDLLAVLTHILGQSVPRGGGQGEFVCGKCVCLLERVFKFDTVIARVRVLSSERLQKLTQERDKIRQWVRQNYCQRHLQDFQSRSSTSEEEGEVEKEGYREMLKENMALSEYECWSEKWDTCPYFIRTGKRCRKGKGCEGCDSLRVSDSDYESVCGVPRHMPFQPFSPLSQDRSQSVPLHWQRVPSVNSSPASLAGSSLSLRAPSRTESIQSLDSLDGNDPFDSTSDQSVNFMLRELRSIGGKPVSSPSGSKIPILGKRDGRYLGKIEETASPTVTRVLNFREVENGGDEMDEEDGDVLTLLRDEFMPLHRETTARVHHGIRHLKDKLDQAASRIRTLEAELKHGRSKQVEVNGSQDWAPLVQEKEAGSSLLQSLGLSLHSRERLIQECTGLISRLCVEEGAGTELANKLTEKLTENLREIISDNKAALEALRSEMTEKEKSMENEIEALRKAGRDRERDLDTLNAVLQCNQDVISDLRVALGEKEQLLKEVEKERELWRQRDGALTAVLQEKEALIRTFKEQLEKGVEALSDSVTGQQSGGGGAELAAMLKDQEESSATLCQEVTKLTTTLREYQDMVQSQQESHSRTVSSLTAQLRDARQELREKEKEKKEADRALRNDREDRERGERRLRDSLEKRDKLIEQILLDAEERDHLFRELQQNLQNKREPLTAVKHTL from the exons ATGTCCTCCAGCAGTAAAAATGACCAGTGCCAAATATGTGGCGGAGCTCTCCAGGGAAACCAACGGCGCTGGCTGTTTGGGGGCCAGAATAAGAAGACTGGTCAGCCTCAGACCCCAACAGGGTCCCTGAGAGGAGGGAGCCGGTCCCAGTCATCACAGAGCAGCTCCTGGG GCAGCACGTTATCTCTTGgttcctctgtttctctctccaaGTCCCTGATGTCCGTGAGCTCCCCCTCCAAGAGCGTGGATCTGCTCGCGGTGTTGACCCACATACTGGGGCAGTCTGTACCACGGGGCGGCGGGCAGGGGGAGTTtgtgtgtggcaaatgtgtgtgCCTGCTAGAACGCGTGTTCAAGTTTGACACGGTCATAGCCAGGGTGAGGGTGCTTTCGTCTGAGCGCCTTCAGAAGCTGACACAGGAGAGGGATAAAATCAGACAGTGGGTGCGCCAAAACTACTGCCAGAGGCATCTGCAGGACTTTCAGAGCAGAAGCAGCACCAGCGAGGAGGAAGGTGAGGTGGAGAAGGAAGGCTACAGGGAGATGCTCAAGGAAAACATGGCGCTCTCAGAGTACGAGTGCTGGTCAGAGAAGTGGGACACGTGTCCGTATTTTATCAGAACGGGGAAAAGATGCAGAAAAGGGAAGGGGTGCGAAGGCTGCGATTCCTTACGGGTGTCCGACTCGGATTATGAGTCAGTTTGTGGGGTTCCTCGTCACATGCCTTTCCAGCCCTTTTCCCCGTTGTCCCAGGACAGATCCCAGAGCGTGCCCCTCCACTGGCAGAGGGTGCCATCCGTCAACTCCAGCCCAGCCTCGCTGGCAGGGTCCAGTCTCTCGTTACGAGCTCCTTCCCGCACGGAGTCCATTCAGTCTCTTGATTCTCTGGATGGGAATGACCCCTTTGATTCAACGAGTGACCAGTCAGTCAACTTCATGCTGAGAGAGCTGAGAAGTATTGGAGGGAAGCCGGTCAGTTCGCCATCAGGGAGTAAGATCCCCATTCTGGGCAAAAGGGATGGGAGGTACCTGGGAAAAATCGAGGAGACTGCATCACCCACAGTGACCAGGGTGCTGAACTTCAGGGAAGTGGAGAACGGAGGGGATGAAATGGATGAAGAGGATGGGGATGTCCTGACACTGCTGAGGGACGAGTTCATGCCTCTTCACAGAGAG ACTACTGCTAGAGTCCATCATGGTATCAGGCACCTAAAAGACAAACTTGACCAAGCTGCGTCCCGCATCAGGACCCTGGAGGCCGAGCTGAAACATGGGAGAAGCAAACAAGTGGAAGTCAACGGATCACAAGACTGGGCCCCT CTGGTCCAGGAAAAGGAGGCTGGCAGTTCCCTGCTGCAGAGCCTCGGCCTCTCCCTGCACAGCCGCGAGCGTCTGATCCAG GAGTGTACGGGTCTGATCAGCAGGCTGTGTGTGGAGGAGGGAGCTGGGACTGAGCTGGCCAACAAGCTGACTGAGAAACTGACTGAGAACTTGAGAGAGATTATCTCTGACAACAAG GCTGCGCTGGAGGCTCTGAGGtctgaaatgactgaaaaagagaaGAGCATGGAGAACGAGATCGAGGCTCTGAGGAAGGCTGGACGAGACCGAGAGAGAGACCTGGACACCCTCAACGCTGTGCTGCAGTGCAACCAGGATGTCATCAGT GACCTGCGGGTGGCTCTGGGAGAGAAGGAGCAACTGCTGAAGGAggtggagaaagagagggaattgtggaGGCAGAGGGACGGGGCCCTCACTGCTGTCCTGCAGGAGAAGGAGGCTCTGATCCGCACCTTCAAAGAGCAGCTGGAGAAAGGGGTGGAG GCTCTCTCAGATTCTGTGACTGGCCAGCAGTCAGGAGGGGGCGGGGCTGAACTGGCAGCTATGTTGAAGGATCAAGAGGAAAGCAGCGCCACCTTGTGCCAGGAGGTCACCAAGCTTACCACGACCCTGCGGGAATACCAGGACATGGTGCAG AGTCAGCAGGAGAGTCACAGTCGGACGGTGTCCTCTCTGACAGCTCAGCTCAGAGACGCTCGGCAGGAGCtgagggagaaggagaaggagaagaaggaggCGGACCGAGCGCTGCGGAACGACAGGGAGGACAGAGAGCGAGGCGAGAGGAGACTCAGGGACAGCCTGGAGAAGAGGGACAAACTCAtcgag caaaTCCTTTTGGATGCTGAGGAGCGGGACCATCTGTTCAGAGAGCTGCAGCAGAACCTGCAGAACAAACGTGAACCTTTGACGGCcgtcaaacacacactgtga